One Owenweeksia hongkongensis DSM 17368 genomic region harbors:
- a CDS encoding sulfotransferase domain-containing protein produces MIWLASFPRSGNTFCRNLFYDVYGLESTSFPIERNSDKSKKYRILKTHVPYENAVGLKDDDLVICLVRDGRDAITSNAKYRKNFIEPRSKLKSNIDHGIVSPRGAHFGGWSKNVNSWIERADLIIRFEELIKDPLHFLKKIEAKTDLPEADYSKIKTFSQLKYGAPRYGSGGQKTKGSTHSKKFFNKGKVGQWKEVFSGKQHKLFWLFHGEQMKMMGYGKDGDILPVDFTKTSFDHNPSDRLKWLKKYHEARVLLNSAFQKTLRVLKLT; encoded by the coding sequence ATGATTTGGTTAGCTTCATTTCCAAGGTCTGGAAACACATTTTGTAGAAATTTATTTTATGATGTTTATGGATTAGAATCGACATCCTTTCCAATTGAAAGAAATTCAGATAAATCTAAAAAATACCGCATCCTGAAAACTCATGTACCTTATGAAAACGCGGTAGGGCTAAAGGATGATGACCTTGTTATTTGTTTGGTAAGAGATGGCAGAGATGCTATAACTAGCAATGCCAAGTATAGAAAGAACTTTATAGAACCACGGTCTAAACTGAAAAGCAATATTGACCATGGTATTGTTAGCCCACGAGGTGCTCATTTTGGTGGTTGGTCAAAAAATGTAAACAGCTGGATAGAGCGTGCCGACTTAATAATCCGTTTTGAGGAATTAATAAAAGACCCCTTACATTTTTTAAAGAAAATAGAAGCTAAAACCGATTTACCAGAGGCCGATTATTCAAAAATTAAAACGTTTTCTCAGCTTAAGTATGGAGCTCCAAGGTATGGCAGCGGTGGACAGAAAACCAAGGGTAGTACGCACTCTAAAAAGTTTTTTAATAAAGGTAAAGTTGGACAATGGAAAGAAGTTTTTAGTGGCAAACAGCACAAGCTATTTTGGTTATTTCATGGAGAACAAATGAAGATGATGGGATATGGGAAAGACGGTGATATCTTGCCTGTCGATTTCACTAAAACCTCATTTGATCATAATCCCTCTGATCGGTTAAAATGGTTGAAAAAATATCATGAAGCCAGAGTTCTGCTTAATTCCGCCTTTCAAAAGACCTTACGTGTATTAAAGTTGACGTAA
- a CDS encoding argonaute/piwi family protein → MMNLRHFKEPLLTFGKGQTAEDPRDGLMLFGANEQFERNSIKAGVVATPEGLSKYRAFVKRLQSPIFSKKVIYGKEHDNEVQRPSYTGFEATFGIEWNDEPVLKKHLEISEIEKILAIARKPERTRKLVDYYANKIIESRGKDDKQIDLWFVVVPRSVYMECRYNSKGKDITAKEKQQIELLKHGQGSLFEDFDEELLELDRLKDDSTDFHNLIKAELLKNKIQSPIQVIVEPTLEFKDKLLLKELGDDMKAHLAWTQSVAVYYKLGNKPWILNDVRKDVCYLGLIFKRVPDKTNKRSVCSAAQMFLEDGDGSIFRGNIGLFKSEDSIGYHLDEESAEKLLNMALEDFFESQGNYPKELFIHGRVQFEDAEWRGFMNAIEKKHADTQLNGILIKDTRSDARRRLKLFKETYGQKNNYGVMRGLGWIINDESGYLFTRGFIPRLGSTNHLETANPLYIEVNRGSAHIETVMQDVLALTKLNYNACIYGDGLPVTLRFSDLIGNILTATKNWESEMRQFKYYI, encoded by the coding sequence ATGATGAACCTAAGACACTTTAAAGAACCTCTGCTAACTTTCGGAAAAGGGCAAACTGCCGAAGATCCTCGAGACGGTTTGATGCTGTTTGGGGCTAATGAGCAGTTTGAGAGGAACTCAATAAAAGCAGGTGTAGTTGCAACACCTGAAGGTTTATCGAAATATCGGGCTTTTGTAAAACGGCTTCAATCGCCAATTTTCTCAAAGAAAGTAATTTACGGAAAGGAACATGACAATGAGGTTCAAAGACCAAGTTACACTGGCTTTGAGGCAACTTTTGGAATAGAGTGGAATGATGAACCAGTGCTCAAGAAACACCTTGAAATTTCGGAGATAGAAAAAATCCTTGCAATCGCGAGAAAGCCAGAACGCACAAGGAAACTTGTTGATTACTACGCTAACAAAATCATTGAATCCAGAGGCAAGGACGATAAGCAAATTGATCTTTGGTTTGTAGTTGTTCCCCGATCCGTTTATATGGAATGTAGGTACAATTCAAAAGGCAAGGACATTACTGCAAAGGAAAAGCAGCAAATAGAACTTCTTAAGCACGGGCAAGGAAGTCTTTTTGAGGATTTTGATGAAGAGTTACTTGAACTTGATAGGTTAAAAGATGACTCCACAGACTTTCACAATCTGATCAAGGCAGAATTACTGAAAAACAAGATTCAGAGTCCAATTCAAGTCATTGTTGAACCAACTTTGGAATTTAAGGACAAGCTCCTTTTAAAAGAACTTGGTGATGACATGAAAGCTCATCTTGCCTGGACGCAGTCAGTAGCGGTTTATTACAAACTCGGGAATAAGCCATGGATTTTGAATGATGTCAGAAAGGATGTGTGCTATTTGGGACTGATATTTAAGCGTGTGCCAGATAAGACGAATAAGAGATCTGTATGTAGTGCGGCCCAAATGTTCTTAGAAGATGGTGACGGTTCAATTTTTAGAGGGAACATTGGCCTATTTAAGAGTGAAGACAGCATAGGATATCATTTGGATGAGGAAAGTGCCGAAAAGCTACTGAACATGGCTTTGGAGGATTTTTTTGAATCGCAAGGAAACTATCCGAAGGAGTTATTCATACACGGCCGGGTTCAATTTGAAGATGCAGAATGGAGAGGGTTCATGAACGCCATAGAGAAGAAGCACGCGGATACCCAGCTAAACGGAATTCTTATTAAAGACACTCGATCAGACGCTCGAAGGAGATTAAAGCTCTTTAAAGAAACCTACGGGCAGAAGAATAACTATGGTGTGATGAGAGGATTAGGATGGATCATAAATGATGAATCAGGATACTTGTTTACCAGGGGATTTATCCCAAGGCTTGGCTCAACAAATCATCTTGAAACAGCAAATCCGCTTTACATAGAGGTAAATCGAGGTTCAGCTCATATTGAAACTGTGATGCAAGACGTCTTAGCACTTACAAAATTAAATTACAACGCCTGCATTTATGGTGATGGACTGCCTGTGACCCTTCGGTTTTCAGACCTCATAGGAAATATCTTGACTGCTACGAAAAACTGGGAGTCTGAAATGCGGCAGTTCAAGTATTACATATGA
- a CDS encoding DNA topoisomerase IB — protein MKTSKTTQADNSEMPPHLKKVDADNFNISRKKWGRGFRYLNEDGESLVDDSILDTVQGIAVPNTWTDVTLSDRSDTYIQARGYDGAGKLQYLYHPDYLAYRNEQKFNELLDFGRVIPRIRRRLRKDLAAEHWDEQKLLALIVKILDKYHLRIGSRIYAQKGQSYGLTTLRKKHLKEEEDSFSFEYIGKSGQERTINLTDSSLVKLIEEVAEFPGWELFSFRTDEGKYSANAGEVNNYIRKISGGDFSARDFRTWAGTVLSLKYLSKAQTIVEKNPKRKLGSTLVELVSEKLGNTPAICKDYYIHPEVLKHAIKEDFDSEPCEEKFLKNSLYRKHECRTMEILEKMNKES, from the coding sequence ATGAAAACATCAAAAACAACACAGGCAGATAACTCAGAAATGCCTCCGCATTTGAAAAAAGTAGATGCAGATAACTTTAACATATCCCGTAAAAAATGGGGTAGAGGTTTTCGCTATTTGAATGAAGATGGTGAATCCCTTGTGGATGATTCAATCTTAGATACGGTTCAAGGAATTGCGGTCCCTAACACCTGGACAGACGTTACACTGAGCGATAGGTCAGACACTTATATACAAGCACGTGGTTATGATGGGGCTGGAAAATTGCAATATCTATATCATCCTGATTATCTGGCTTATCGAAATGAGCAAAAGTTCAATGAGCTTCTTGACTTCGGGCGTGTAATTCCACGTATCAGGCGAAGACTAAGAAAAGACTTAGCTGCTGAGCACTGGGACGAACAAAAGCTACTGGCACTTATTGTAAAGATCTTAGACAAATACCATTTGAGAATTGGTAGCCGTATTTATGCCCAAAAAGGACAATCATACGGCCTTACTACTTTGCGTAAAAAGCATCTTAAGGAAGAAGAAGATTCCTTTTCATTTGAATATATTGGCAAAAGTGGGCAGGAGCGTACCATAAACCTTACGGATAGTAGCTTGGTAAAACTAATAGAAGAAGTAGCAGAATTTCCTGGGTGGGAGCTTTTTTCATTTCGCACAGATGAAGGAAAATATTCAGCAAATGCAGGTGAAGTAAATAACTATATCCGTAAAATATCTGGAGGAGATTTTAGCGCTCGAGACTTTAGAACATGGGCTGGCACAGTACTTAGCCTAAAATATCTATCTAAGGCTCAAACTATAGTGGAGAAAAACCCAAAGCGAAAATTGGGTAGCACATTGGTAGAGTTGGTTTCAGAAAAACTTGGAAATACACCTGCCATTTGCAAAGATTATTACATACACCCCGAAGTATTGAAGCATGCGATAAAAGAAGATTTTGACAGTGAACCATGTGAAGAGAAATTCCTCAAAAACTCCTTGTATCGCAAACATGAATGTAGAACCATGGAGATTTTAGAAAAGATGAACAAGGAAAGTTAA
- a CDS encoding DUF2130 domain-containing protein, whose amino-acid sequence MNEIICPHCNKAFKVDEAGYADILKQVRDHQFEEELHTRLELAEKEKVNAVKLAEANLKNALQADLTKKDNELIELRARNERQLSELLAQKESEISNMKAKIENAEIQKQLAISEALKATEKERDNLASELKSKETEKLLLEKSINEKFAAELKTKDDIIKLKDDEIAFRKDMKQRLSTKMVGETLEQHCEIEFNKLRATAFQKAYFEKDNDSRSGSKGDYIYKELDEAGNEIISIMFEMKNEGDETATKKKNEDFFKELDKDRNEKKCEYAVLVSLLEIDNEFYNQGIVDVSHKYPKMYVVRPQFFIPIITLLRNAAMNSMQYKAELSLIRSQNVDITNFEEKINTFKEGFARNYDLASRKFKTAIDEIDKTINHLQKTKDALLSSENNLRLANNKADDLTIKKLTHRNSTMKAKFDDLKEGE is encoded by the coding sequence ATGAACGAAATAATTTGCCCTCATTGTAATAAAGCCTTTAAAGTAGATGAAGCCGGATATGCTGATATCCTAAAGCAAGTGCGCGATCATCAGTTTGAAGAAGAATTGCATACCCGCTTAGAATTAGCTGAAAAAGAAAAAGTGAATGCCGTAAAATTGGCTGAAGCAAATCTGAAAAATGCATTACAAGCGGATTTGACCAAAAAAGACAATGAGCTAATTGAACTTAGGGCAAGAAACGAACGTCAACTATCCGAACTTTTGGCTCAGAAGGAGTCGGAGATTTCGAACATGAAGGCTAAAATTGAAAATGCCGAAATACAAAAGCAACTGGCTATTAGCGAGGCTTTGAAAGCTACCGAAAAGGAACGTGACAATTTAGCTAGTGAGCTAAAAAGTAAAGAGACAGAAAAGCTGCTTCTTGAAAAGTCGATAAACGAAAAGTTTGCGGCTGAGCTAAAAACTAAGGACGACATCATAAAGCTGAAAGATGATGAAATAGCTTTTCGCAAGGATATGAAACAGAGGCTTTCGACCAAGATGGTGGGTGAAACGCTGGAGCAGCATTGTGAAATTGAATTCAATAAGCTACGCGCCACAGCTTTTCAGAAGGCTTATTTTGAGAAAGACAATGACTCACGGTCTGGCAGCAAGGGTGATTACATCTATAAGGAGCTTGACGAAGCGGGAAATGAAATCATTTCAATAATGTTTGAGATGAAAAATGAGGGTGATGAAACGGCTACCAAGAAGAAAAATGAGGACTTCTTTAAGGAGCTTGACAAGGATAGAAACGAGAAGAAATGTGAATACGCGGTTTTGGTTTCCCTACTGGAAATAGACAATGAGTTTTATAATCAAGGGATTGTGGATGTTTCGCACAAGTACCCAAAAATGTATGTAGTGCGTCCGCAGTTTTTCATTCCCATCATTACCCTTCTTAGAAATGCCGCGATGAATTCCATGCAGTATAAAGCTGAGTTGAGTTTAATACGAAGTCAAAATGTGGATATCACCAATTTTGAGGAGAAGATAAACACCTTTAAAGAGGGCTTTGCGAGGAACTATGATTTGGCCAGCCGCAAGTTTAAAACCGCTATTGATGAAATCGACAAAACAATTAATCACCTTCAGAAAACTAAAGATGCTCTTCTATCTTCTGAAAACAACCTGCGATTAGCGAATAATAAAGCGGATGATTTGACTATTAAGAAGCTTACGCATAGGAATTCTACTATGAAGGCGAAGTTTGATGATTTGAAAGAGGGGGAATAA
- a CDS encoding acyl-CoA dehydrogenase family protein — protein MLQLKKMLGDAAVFNGEVLNWIAKENLWNIWVPKQYGGLELSFTEGLKKLQSLARLDGSLGWTITLCSGANYFIGNLQPETAKEIFAEPAIFGGSGGMFGTAEKLGGNYKLNGTWRYATGAPYLTHFTLNAKIIENGKEQTNDDGSPKFLSFVIPANQVSIIEDWNTMGLKASATHSFEVKNVLVDERHSFVYNTFYLEQPVFKIHFSVFADLTLWVNYIGMAEHLLGEASLQDKLEWKDLKQAINLANEEAFDIAKHIETLTRKEEAIPETFINEIHQTAVDSARELSKVVIALYPHLGVKASRENHVLNQIFRDYFTATQHHIFTK, from the coding sequence ATGCTACAGCTTAAAAAAATGTTGGGTGATGCAGCTGTCTTTAATGGTGAAGTGCTGAATTGGATAGCAAAAGAGAACCTTTGGAATATTTGGGTACCGAAACAATATGGAGGGTTGGAATTAAGCTTTACAGAAGGTCTTAAAAAACTTCAATCCTTAGCACGCCTGGATGGTAGCCTCGGCTGGACGATTACACTATGTAGCGGAGCAAACTATTTTATAGGAAATCTGCAACCCGAAACGGCAAAAGAAATATTTGCAGAGCCAGCTATTTTTGGAGGCAGCGGAGGGATGTTTGGAACGGCAGAAAAGCTTGGGGGAAATTATAAACTCAATGGCACATGGCGATATGCTACGGGTGCTCCATACCTCACGCACTTTACGCTAAATGCAAAAATCATAGAAAACGGAAAGGAACAGACCAATGATGATGGATCGCCTAAGTTTTTATCATTTGTAATTCCAGCCAATCAAGTTTCTATAATAGAAGACTGGAATACCATGGGTTTAAAAGCCTCGGCTACCCATTCATTCGAAGTAAAAAATGTACTGGTTGATGAGCGCCACAGTTTTGTATACAACACCTTTTATCTGGAGCAGCCTGTTTTCAAAATTCACTTTTCGGTGTTTGCTGATTTAACCCTTTGGGTAAATTATATCGGAATGGCTGAGCACTTGCTAGGAGAAGCTTCTCTACAGGATAAATTAGAATGGAAAGACTTGAAGCAAGCTATTAACTTGGCTAACGAAGAAGCCTTTGATATTGCCAAGCATATTGAAACTCTAACAAGGAAGGAGGAAGCAATTCCAGAAACATTTATCAATGAGATTCATCAAACTGCAGTGGATTCGGCTAGAGAATTATCCAAAGTAGTAATTGCATTATATCCACATCTGGGAGTAAAGGCGAGTAGAGAGAATCATGTGTTAAATCAAATTTTCAGGGACTACTTTACAGCTACACAACATCATATTTTCACAAAGTAG
- a CDS encoding Fic family protein, with amino-acid sequence MEEIKVQTLPPKADCESLTILKQLNKASRALGQLKGEVSKIPNSQILLDTLTLQEAKDSNEIENIVTTDDEIYQASIDETVASVTAKEALNYSNAIKLGLDIVRKKGLLTVNDISRIQQIISPNHPIRKIPGTVLKNPRTQEVVYTPPQQYDDIKTLLDNLERYINAPEFHEIDALIKMPIIHFQFESIHPYLDGNGRTGRLLNILYLVQQGLLDIPVLYLSSYIIKNKSDYYRLLQEVRTKGIWEEWIVWMLKGVELTAKETIVVVNKIKLLMDDYKKEIRSNFSFYSHDLINILFKHPYTKNSFLERELKIHRNTASNYLNTLAEAGLLTKVKIGKFNYYINVALLQILKNR; translated from the coding sequence ATGGAAGAAATAAAAGTTCAGACACTCCCTCCAAAAGCAGATTGTGAATCTTTAACAATTTTAAAGCAGCTCAATAAGGCTTCACGAGCGTTGGGGCAATTAAAGGGAGAGGTTTCTAAAATTCCAAACTCTCAAATTTTATTGGATACACTTACGCTTCAGGAAGCAAAGGATAGTAATGAAATTGAGAATATTGTTACCACAGATGATGAAATATACCAAGCCAGTATTGACGAAACGGTGGCTTCGGTTACCGCAAAGGAGGCACTCAACTACTCTAATGCTATAAAATTAGGATTAGATATTGTTCGCAAAAAAGGCCTATTGACAGTCAACGATATTTCAAGAATTCAACAAATTATTTCGCCCAACCACCCTATTCGGAAAATACCGGGTACGGTTTTAAAAAATCCACGAACACAAGAAGTAGTTTATACACCACCACAGCAGTATGACGATATAAAGACTTTGCTCGATAATTTGGAGCGTTATATCAATGCACCAGAATTTCACGAAATAGATGCGTTGATAAAAATGCCCATTATTCATTTTCAGTTTGAGAGCATTCATCCTTATTTAGACGGCAATGGCAGAACGGGACGTTTGCTGAATATCCTGTATTTGGTGCAACAAGGTTTGCTGGATATTCCTGTTCTTTATCTGAGTAGTTACATCATAAAAAACAAAAGCGATTATTATCGCCTGCTACAGGAAGTGCGTACCAAAGGTATTTGGGAAGAATGGATTGTGTGGATGTTGAAAGGTGTTGAGCTTACAGCCAAAGAAACTATTGTGGTAGTGAATAAGATAAAATTGCTGATGGACGACTACAAAAAGGAAATCCGCAGCAACTTTAGTTTTTACAGTCATGATTTAATCAATATCCTTTTTAAGCATCCGTATACCAAAAACAGTTTTTTGGAGCGTGAACTAAAAATTCACAGAAATACTGCTTCAAACTACTTGAATACTCTTGCAGAAGCAGGCTTGCTTACCAAGGTAAAAATTGGCAAGTTTAACTATTACATCAATGTTGCCTTGTTGCAAATACTCAAAAACAGATGA
- a CDS encoding NAD(P)H-dependent oxidoreductase, whose translation MKKVLIINGHPDKESFNFALAEAYQKGAEKSDAEVQVINIRDLSFNPNLQFGYRKRTELEPDLLDAQAKLKWADHLVWVYPVWWGSVPGLMKGFLDRILLPGFAFQKRENSLWWDKLLKGKTARIICTLDQPAWYYRWFNGRTSHITMKKLTLNFIGVKKVRITTIGPIRLSKEKYRTKWLQKVEELGRGNK comes from the coding sequence ATGAAAAAAGTATTAATCATAAACGGACATCCTGATAAAGAGAGTTTCAATTTTGCTTTGGCTGAAGCTTATCAAAAAGGTGCTGAAAAATCAGATGCAGAAGTACAGGTTATCAATATCCGAGACTTGAGTTTCAATCCCAATTTGCAATTTGGATACCGCAAACGAACAGAATTAGAGCCAGACTTACTGGATGCGCAAGCCAAGCTCAAATGGGCTGATCACCTAGTGTGGGTTTATCCCGTTTGGTGGGGCTCTGTTCCAGGATTAATGAAAGGCTTTCTAGACAGGATTTTACTTCCTGGTTTTGCTTTTCAGAAAAGAGAAAACTCTTTGTGGTGGGATAAGCTGCTAAAAGGTAAAACCGCAAGAATAATTTGTACCCTCGATCAGCCGGCTTGGTATTACCGATGGTTTAATGGCCGCACTAGTCATATAACAATGAAAAAACTGACGCTAAACTTTATCGGTGTAAAAAAGGTGAGAATTACGACTATTGGACCTATTCGCTTATCTAAGGAAAAGTATAGAACGAAATGGTTACAGAAGGTTGAGGAATTGGGACGAGGGAACAAATAA
- a CDS encoding CsbD family protein, whose translation MDKLEIKGSWNEAKGKLKQKYGELTDDDLTYTEGKEDELYGRIQKKTGKTRDEVKKMFREL comes from the coding sequence ATGGACAAGTTAGAAATCAAAGGAAGCTGGAATGAAGCGAAAGGAAAGCTAAAGCAAAAGTATGGTGAGCTTACAGATGATGATCTTACCTATACTGAAGGAAAAGAAGACGAACTGTATGGTCGTATTCAAAAGAAAACAGGAAAAACCCGCGATGAAGTAAAGAAAATGTTCCGCGAACTGTAA
- the pnuC gene encoding nicotinamide riboside transporter PnuC has protein sequence MIEEFFVQLTWLQGIGTLFGIVQVVFARQNNIHTYLFGIASILISLWVLYQSALYADILLHLYYLVMSIYGWFFWKFGKQQSEAPITSSSNNEHLKAMGIVLGCFSLMSYWLSFHTDSDVPIWDAAVSAFAWAGMWLMAKRKLENWIYLNVSNIISIPLLIYKDLYIYAGMSVFLFIMGTSGYLKWRKLMKEENKHVYATA, from the coding sequence ATGATCGAGGAATTTTTTGTTCAACTTACCTGGCTGCAGGGCATCGGTACTTTATTCGGAATTGTGCAGGTGGTGTTTGCACGTCAAAACAATATTCACACCTATTTATTTGGGATAGCCTCCATACTCATTAGCCTTTGGGTACTTTATCAAAGTGCGCTTTATGCTGATATTTTGCTGCATCTCTATTACCTGGTGATGAGTATTTATGGTTGGTTTTTCTGGAAATTTGGAAAACAACAGTCCGAAGCCCCGATTACCAGTTCTTCAAATAATGAGCATTTAAAAGCCATGGGAATAGTGTTGGGTTGCTTTAGTCTAATGTCTTACTGGCTAAGCTTTCATACCGACTCTGACGTGCCCATCTGGGATGCTGCGGTTAGTGCATTTGCCTGGGCCGGAATGTGGCTCATGGCCAAACGAAAACTTGAAAACTGGATCTATCTGAATGTGAGTAATATTATCTCCATCCCACTTTTGATTTACAAAGACCTTTACATTTATGCAGGCATGTCGGTTTTCCTTTTTATTATGGGCACTTCCGGCTATTTGAAATGGAGAAAACTGATGAAAGAAGAAAACAAACATGTTTATGCTACAGCTTAA
- a CDS encoding Crp/Fnr family transcriptional regulator, which yields MNTEEIFTSIGQSYSPLSIECLQELMTHSKLKIFKKGEVVVREGQYSKKAYLIVQGCARAYYLKDGKDISDWFTFENQFAAPIVSFFSDEPSPHYVEFVEESTVYEFSKDTMDYLSDKYHDFERFISKVVTETMLGLCQRLNSIQFNKAEDRYKQLLLIYPDITNRIPLTHIASYLGITLETLSRIRSAKVRI from the coding sequence ATGAATACCGAAGAAATCTTTACCTCGATAGGACAATCCTACTCTCCCCTATCCATAGAATGCTTGCAAGAGTTGATGACTCATTCAAAACTTAAGATATTTAAGAAAGGTGAAGTCGTAGTTCGTGAAGGTCAATATTCTAAAAAAGCATACCTAATTGTACAAGGTTGTGCCAGAGCTTATTACCTAAAGGATGGAAAAGATATTTCGGACTGGTTCACCTTTGAAAATCAGTTTGCCGCTCCCATAGTTAGCTTTTTTAGTGATGAGCCCAGCCCGCATTACGTGGAGTTTGTGGAAGAGTCTACGGTTTATGAATTTTCAAAAGACACCATGGACTACCTTTCTGATAAGTATCATGACTTTGAGCGTTTTATCAGCAAAGTAGTTACCGAAACCATGCTTGGCTTATGCCAAAGGTTAAACTCCATTCAGTTTAATAAAGCAGAGGATCGCTACAAGCAGTTGTTGCTTATTTACCCTGATATCACCAACAGAATTCCCCTCACCCATATTGCCTCCTATTTGGGCATTACCCTCGAAACTTTGAGCAGAATAAGAAGCGCCAAAGTGCGAATTTGA
- a CDS encoding AlbA family DNA-binding domain-containing protein gives MDLVKRIVEVIKKCLNLNLDNYQFEGMWTLKKINQYISDGIEENIHLDYKGAASLDKKGEKKKEISKDVSAFTNSDGGVIIYGVKEYDEAEKRHLPEKIDAVNGNEFSKEWLEQIINSNISPRITGIKITPVQTSKPEANQVVFVVEIPKGTTAHQASDKRYYKRFNFESIPMDDWEIKDIINRQNRTDIKIDFVPRIPKEFLKRRLESGIEFNINFEVRAFNKGTLISKYLDIFIYGDQDTAKYFSSHPLQTPDYQVHFSNEEKREIEVGDNKFVIGTDRLPILPNVIRSIGHIELSSLFIIEDCSFKIQVSTEDGTYMKKVTRSDLVR, from the coding sequence ATGGACTTAGTAAAACGTATTGTTGAGGTGATAAAAAAATGTTTAAATCTCAACTTAGATAATTATCAATTTGAAGGAATGTGGACATTAAAGAAAATAAATCAGTACATCAGTGATGGTATTGAAGAAAATATCCATTTAGATTATAAGGGGGCTGCATCTTTAGATAAAAAGGGAGAGAAAAAAAAGGAAATTTCCAAAGATGTTAGCGCTTTTACAAATTCTGACGGTGGAGTCATAATCTACGGTGTGAAAGAGTATGATGAGGCAGAGAAGCGACATTTACCAGAAAAAATTGATGCTGTGAATGGTAATGAGTTCTCTAAGGAATGGCTTGAGCAAATCATCAATAGCAATATATCTCCCAGGATAACTGGCATTAAGATCACTCCAGTTCAAACTTCGAAGCCAGAGGCCAACCAAGTTGTATTTGTGGTTGAGATTCCAAAAGGTACAACCGCTCATCAGGCATCGGACAAAAGATACTATAAGCGATTCAACTTTGAATCTATCCCTATGGATGACTGGGAGATTAAGGATATTATTAACCGACAGAACCGAACTGATATCAAGATTGATTTTGTTCCCAGGATTCCTAAGGAATTCTTAAAGCGCAGGCTGGAAAGCGGAATTGAGTTTAATATTAATTTCGAAGTACGGGCTTTCAATAAAGGAACCCTTATATCAAAGTATCTGGATATATTTATTTATGGCGATCAGGACACCGCAAAATATTTTTCTTCTCACCCCTTACAGACGCCAGACTATCAAGTTCACTTTTCGAATGAAGAGAAAAGAGAGATTGAGGTCGGTGATAACAAGTTTGTGATAGGGACTGATCGATTGCCAATACTGCCAAATGTAATAAGATCAATTGGTCATATCGAATTGAGCTCTCTATTTATTATTGAAGATTGCTCCTTTAAAATTCAGGTTTCAACAGAAGACGGAACCTACATGAAGAAAGTTACCAGAAGTGACCTTGTCAGGTAA
- a CDS encoding DinB family protein, whose protein sequence is MTQSKLILLNFSEIRRRSTLLWQALPEEFYSWKPDHSAMTALGMIRHVLQADYGWNMIVSQADMSQYKTPWQARPFISVADELEFAKPYRQEFLSTIKQFTDEELANTEIIHPGNGEKKMLGQYLLRIGYHESVHAGQFLSYLRAMGVERPLIWD, encoded by the coding sequence ATGACCCAATCCAAACTCATCCTCCTAAACTTTTCCGAAATCCGCAGGCGCAGCACACTTTTATGGCAAGCCCTCCCCGAAGAATTCTATAGTTGGAAACCGGACCACTCAGCTATGACAGCCTTGGGAATGATAAGGCACGTATTACAAGCCGACTATGGCTGGAATATGATTGTAAGCCAGGCAGACATGAGCCAGTACAAAACTCCATGGCAAGCCAGACCGTTCATCAGTGTAGCAGATGAGCTGGAGTTTGCCAAGCCTTACCGTCAGGAGTTTTTGAGCACTATAAAACAGTTTACCGATGAGGAATTGGCGAATACGGAAATCATTCACCCGGGAAATGGTGAAAAGAAAATGCTTGGTCAGTATTTGCTGCGCATCGGCTATCATGAGTCCGTTCATGCTGGCCAGTTTTTGTCTTATTTGAGAGCTATGGGTGTAGAGCGTCCGTTAATTTGGGATTAG